Within the Vigna angularis cultivar LongXiaoDou No.4 chromosome 10, ASM1680809v1, whole genome shotgun sequence genome, the region taatcataagactcatgttttcttcatcatcatcggagtcatcatcttcaatccttttagagttctttcctttggagatctcagacttgaaggctagtgtctttcttttgccttgatcttcttcagccgtcaatcttctcaactcaagTTCATGCTCACGGAGTTTCCCAAACAAAATTGGCATCGACATTTGAGTAAGATTATGAGACTCaaagatggcagtcacctttggttgccaagacctgtccaatgatttcaaaatttttacattcaattcatcaatatcaaaagtcttacccaaccctgtcAAGTGGTTCACTATGTGAATGAACCGCTTTTGgacatcagaaattgtttctccaggttgcattctgaacatctcatactcctgaattagagtgttcttccttgcacgtttcacgtcctttgttccttcatgtgtgactctgagaacctcccacatttcttgtgctgtcttacaaactgaaattctataaaactcatcaagtacaacaacagatgaaataatgttgtgagccttaatatcaaattgagctcttctattttcctctaGAGTCCAGTTgaagtatggtttttctacttctacaccatcaataGTTCTTTTtggaatatagggaccatttagtacagcttcccagatgcctctgtcaacagaccccataaaaatttccattttgactttccagaatgcatagttatcaccagtaaagagtggtggtctgttgatggaagcaccatcggcatatacttgattttgatgaccggccattttcgaaaaatttgaaaaaatatcaaagcaagctctgataccaattgttggaacaatcggtaccgttatagagttgcgTAGCGGAATAACTTATAAAGCAGAAGGCGTGTTCAGTCAAACTGTTAATAAGATGGtctgttttagaaatttaattttcttagagacaaatcttcaaacagttgatgtgcataaaacagtGAACAGTACAGAGAGTAGAAAAAATCACACAAgcaatttttatcctggttcgatttaaaagaatctacgtccagttgttaatcactataaaaagtgattaacattttcactaaaatcagtttcacaagTTTACAATAGAGtaaatgaaacagaaaaaagataaaaccttccttcgaacgaacgaaccggaagaacaacaactttgccaacttgaagagaaccgctccgacctttgacccacaaagcgcgagcttctccttttcacaagactaggcaatgcaatgaactagcttttggaacttcctcagatcacactgtattctcaaaagcttTGTGTTCAACTatctttttcttactttaatCTTCACAGAAAAACCACTATATAGCCAGCTGCTCTgaatatctaaggttaagtTTCAACTaccacgaataatcgattattgtaagtgataatcgattattcaagtccgttacagggttttcaaaatgtgataatcgattatatgatatgataatcgattattcctgtatgactctgtgataatcgattattgtcattccataatcgattattgcagttaaaaatgcaagtttacaaagtttacaagaatttcctactacatttaatttctacaaattgcttttaactaattctaatatcttcttcaactaaaacttcttgtagcatcatcaaaacagatttcttcaagatttaccaatactccttattggtaacaatatAGTTATTATTAGTACCTATATAACGATTCATTTTGGTTgttgttatattattaaaatggaatgaaaaattaatattaatttttatatgtgaTAAGTAATGATAATGTATAAAtgatttatcaaaatttaatatataaaatttatatttatttataaaaaatatattacaagatacgaattcattaatattttgataaacaaTAAGAatgtttcaatatattttttaaattttaattgaatttaatatacaatttttttttatgcaaaacGTTGCACTACTACGGCGCCACTGTTCTTTTATCAGATGAGGAAGACTTTATTCAACAAGGAACACAAACACCATAGGAAAGTAAACAAGAAAGTAAGCTGATtctttattcataatttattcccataaaatataattgaaccAAAATGAAAAGGTAGCCAAAACGACCATGAGCATCTTCATTAACGCTGCGTTCGGTTGGGATGATTTACTGTAGACGTGAATTTGTAAGGATGGATTTGCATGGTAAATGGTGTTCGGTTGGTGTGATTTGCGACGACGGATTTGCGTGTAAAAGGAATGATTTGCGAGGATTGTTGCTTTTTGAGGTTCTCCCAATTTTGCAAAATTTGCGATGATTTAGGATGAAAAGTCGTATATGTCCTGTGGTATTTGTATAATTATGCTGGTGGAAGAAGGTTGGTCTCCTAGTTTCTCGCGTGAGACGAAGAAACCCAACGTTGGGTTGGATGCGCGATCTGGAGCAAAGACGAAGGAGAAAAGTGGTTCCCCTGAAAGCAGTCCAAAacggaaagagaaaaaagaagggTATCTCCCTTTCGGCCTCGCGACCTCCCTGAAacggagaagaagagaaaatgctCCCCGGCGACGCGACCAAAAGACCCCAACGTTGGGTTTGTccatgaagaaaaagagattgTGCGAAccaaagagaaagggaaagaattTCCCCGTGCGCGCTGCAAGACTCCCATTGTTGGAGTTCttagttggagaagaagaaaggtgcTACCCTAGCTACCTTTTCACGTGAGACAAATAGAAAGGGAATGAAGCTTCCCTGCTCTGCGAGCTTCACCAGACAGCCTAAAGTTGGGCCTGCGAGAGGAGAAAGGCCCAaacaaaaattggaaaaaagatTAGCTTAGGAGAAAGTCCCAAACacacccttttcttttctctgagGCGCTATGGCGTTGTTAGGTTTCTCTCTTTCGGCGCTTTTGAATGCCAAGAGACACCACAGGCTTTATTCCTAGCTGTTGGATCAAACTCACACACCTTTGTCCTATTTTCATTGGCCCAcgtcattaatatatataaattttttctaaactactataatattttgtttttaaattagatatacatttaatttatagtgatattatttttttaaaaatttgctatattatatttatttgagattATTGAACTGACAAAATACTtatgaattataaaaagaacttctaatattttataaatgcaTTGAAAGGATACTTTACTGAAGCAACATCATCATgaactattacaaatatatttgtatgtttaaatgttgccaaattttttttaggtcatgtaatattataacttcctttaattatttgtttgtttaaaattaatcattctCACTTTAGtaacaaataaattgatactacttggtagtaaattatattacaaacaaatactacatttaaaaataaattcattttactgcattataatttttaaaaattaattttataaattatttataatttttttctctttataaacatttttacaattaaatataacattaataaataacattttatattactttaataactaggagattttggtaatttttaatttttaccaattaaactaatttttaaaatctatcacatcaatcaaattctacactaattctcacaaattttacttctaaatccactctcaattacttacaaatccactaaaaaaaacaactaaaaaatcaTCCTCAAATTCagtcaaatccattcaaatcatctcctccaaatCATCTTTTTCAAATACACCcaaaagaacaaaacataaaattcataatatatttcttcATTGTCGTATTTTAATTTGACAATTTTTGTTGTCCTATTAttcatttgtatttttgaaattcgtgcttgcttttatatatattccGTTTCAGATAAGGATGTAAATGTTTTACTTTGCTGTGACGTGTGCTTAATTTATTATGCATTAATGCAAATTTATTACTGATTAAATCGTTTGTCATGCTTTTTAAAGCTCGTAAATATTGGACCAAAAATTTGCTGAGTCCAATCAATCTATCAGTTGAATTTCCGTAAGCAAAAACGAAATCATTTCTTACTTTCTTAAAgtgctttttgtttttctaattataaaatattatacaacaGAATTTTcgtttgtaattaattttaggaTATTATACCCAATTATTTTAAACTCTATATAGAATTTCGTTAATTATGTAACAAAGTAAGTAGTTACTAGTGTATCTAAACTAaacttaataattatattctaaagataatattaaatgtataagttccttgttaatttatttttaaggaacaccttataaatatgtttttgatttgatttggtttatCTGGTATACTGAATATAGGGtcatttaagtttaatttaactttatgtAGACCAATAagtcattttattatatttttaaaaataaatttaaataaaatataatatattttaaatttaaatgatatttataaaattaattttagtttcaaatataactttgaatatatatatatgaatgcatatgcttattttagtaaaatacttttttaaaaatgtttactatagtacttttatttttctataatagaattattattttttgaaataattcaaCTCAGTCACCCCCAAGATCAAAGAAAAATGATCCAATTCAAATTGTGTACTCTTTTAACAAGCATATTCTTTACatacaattttatattcaaCACGTAATGAATATAAAcacatcttttaaaataaaaaatcaaatatatctaTTTGTCTCCATGggataatattaaaaaaaacaagaaaaaaaggtaaaataaaattttcatatattaaaattaatttatactcaAACTAATACATTTTCATATGTGTTTTtaatatctcattttaataaagaaataaaacaaaccTTTCCATATGCTATTACATAATAGCGTAAAAGTATTTTAAGAGAATGATGTTGCAAACATTTATTTGTATCTGTTTTTAACTCTGACTtggaatttatatatattagttaatgttagtttataatatttcattctaatttttctttgtttctttttatataattgctTATTGAAAgcttgtaatatatatatttttttcatgaaaaaaatctCATGGatgaagataataaaaaattctaaagtAAATATGCTTTTGAAAGAAATAAGTTTGACCACAATAAATGAAACGGGAAAAGAAAAAGTGCTTCAACAAATATTaggaaatgaaaaggaaaaaacaaaaagtttgaGGAAAGAAACAGTGCACACAAAAACGacaaaacagaaaacaacaTAACGGGGGTGGCCATATGCTTGATACCGCATTGGACGTTATTCAATAATTAACTTTCCTGCAATACGACGTCGCCTTCTCCTCCTTCGTGTTCACACTCCCACGTGTTTATTGCGTGACACATCACCCCACAGTTTTAATGAAGAAACAAGTACCATGTTCCactccaacaacaaaaatgaaacaataaataaaacagtACCATGTGGGGGTTAACTATATTTGGGTCGTTCTATGGGACCCACATTCACACCATTCACCTGCacaatttttgttatattttttttaatctcacTTACAAGTTACCATTATTATTcgattaatcaattaaatattgtttttcttgGAGAGATACGTACTAACCAATAATTCTGTTGGTTATTTCAAAATAGGAAACCTTTTTCAAACTTTCACCCTTATCTAAAACCTTTCATAAACAATCTTTTAAGCATTTTGTCAAAAAGATTAATGATTTCTTTAAATGATCATTTTTAATTTGGTCacatttttatgttattatagtaatatttttactattaatttaatagaatgagattaataaaaaaacacctTAGAATAAAGTGATTAAGCCTAAAAAATCCATATAAATATCAACTTAACAAATGAACCTGAGTGGTTTTATATTGAACAACGTGTTGTTGTCTCACTATTAAACAaggaataaatatatttagcaAGTGTTTGAATTTGTATTTTTACGAAGCTAATTTGATCAAagaggataaatttggatttaataatattttaaatggaaATTCAACTTTGATCAAACTGTTAACTATCTGTTTCTCagttaaaatcataaaatcagaTAATAatgttacaataaaaatatgattaaaaaatacgAGTTAGTTGATTGGTTCCTTTGATATACATATACTCCTCCAACCACCAATATTCTTTGTCTGTGTTAAACTCttgtctttctctctctcctcaAGATAAGGCAgagaagagaaggaaagagaGAAGGAGATGGAGGGTGCAAACACGGTGGTGGAGCAATCCGTACCAACGCCGTCCAAGTTTCCGTTGAGCTTTTGGGAAACCACGGTGGCTTCAACGGTGGCTTTGATTTTCGCTGTGGGTCTAGCCGGCGTGTACCTCACCATGCCCGATTCCGATTATAGCTTTCTGAAGCTACCCCGCACCCTCCAAGACCTTAAACTCCTCCGGTAATGTTTCAACCAACATTCCCTTTTCTGTTATTTTACACGTGAATgttgaaaaacaaagaaaagaccAACCTTTACTTCGTTTTCGTTGTTGGGGTTCCGCTTTCTTCTCTGTTTTCTTATTGGGTGTTTTCATTCTGGTGCAAGATGCGATTTTTATCAATTTGGTATGATTAATCTGTTGCAAGTTTCATTGCTTTTTAAATGAATGTTCTGATTGTCAAATCTGGTTTATTCTGTTGAAAAGATCTGACCCGGAACTGTGATTTCGGTCCAATCATGATGATTAATTAAAATCGTGATTTGAGAATGCTGTTTATAAGGATTCTGTGTAAATAGGATTAggctattttaattttttttttctctcttcccttTCTCTATTTTATCCCTTTGAAAAGCAGATCTGGAAAGGGTGTTGGGGTCTTGAGGGATCCCGCCGCTTGGAGGGAGTACATGAGAATATTAGGTTTGTTATCGTTAATAAATTAATCGAGGCTTTTGCTTTGAGTCAACAAGCTGGCATGTTGCAAGTTGCGAGTATTTATTGGCTGAAGGTTCACGTGCTATTCTAGTAAGGGTTCGGTTAACAAAACTTTGGTGCAGTTTGCAGTTAGTCCTAGGTTCTAACTTGTaatcatcttattttattttctgataaaCTTGTTtccatatttaaataaaaaaaattgcaagtTGCAAGTTGTTGGACTTTGACTGAGATCAAGCaatatgttttcttattattcCACTGTATGTGACTTAGGATGAACCTTGGTTCAACGttatggttgttgttgttgttgatgatgcCCCGTAACTTGGAGGCACAGGGTCAAATCGTCATAGATTGACCACAAGTCATGCATATATAAGCTAAAATACCAACGCTTTTGGGTGGTTAGCTGGAGAAAGAAATAGACTACTTGACGTAAAACTGATGTATGTTTTCTCAATCATTTGGTCTGCAGTGGGAGCAGGCTAAATGATGGAATCTTCTTATGCTTTGAGATAGTCTATTGActttgcatttcatttcaatGAGtggataatatatataattcatcctatgttttaaaaatgattGTGCTTGTGTGGAAAAGGGAATTTGGTGGATCCTGAATGTAGAACGGGAAGTTGAATATAATACAAACTGTGTAATGCTTTATCTAccttgtatttatttttgtagagaTAACCTTGAGAGCTATACAAGTGACTACACTGCACAAGTCTTGGTGGGATACTGCGTGGTATATATTTTCATGCAGACTTTCATGATTCCAGGGACTGTTTTCATGTCATTGCTTGCTGGAGCACTCTTTGGAGTCTTTAAAGGAATGGCACTGGTTGTGTTCACTGCTACTGCAGGAGCTTCTTCATGCTACTTCCTGTCTAAACTGATTGGACGTCCAATTCTCTCCTCCCTCTGGCCTGAAAAGTTGAAATTCTTCCAAACCCAGGTTTGTTTCAACTTCCCACCACATTGGTTTTGATCCAATCTTCACATGGAAGTGAAAAAGTTATTTGTATGTATCCACAGGTGgctagaagaagaaagagtTTGTTGAACTACATGCTTTTTCTGAGATTGACTCCAACCCTGCCCAacacatttattaattttgctTCGCCAATTGTGGATGTGCCTTATCATATCTTCTTCTTGGCAACTGTTATTGGACTCATACCCGCAGCTTATGTCACTGTCAAGGTACGTAGCCTACCAAAAACATTACCTATTTGGAACTGTTATTTTCACAATAAATATTACAAGTAAACAAAAAATAGGACAGAGAAGAGTGAAATGTATTAATGATGTGATTCtaagagatagagagagaagaAATGGTGTACAGATTGTACAAATAACACAACTCATTCTCACTATTTGATTCTTcacttcaattttttcaaattgtgAATGCTTCCCCATTTATAAACTGAAATAAATACTTCACATATTGAAAAGGGTACTGTTATCTCAATGAATCATATGCACTTTTATCATgagtttttgtctttttaattattaaactattGTATCTTGGAAAGAATATTTCAGCTGTCTCTGATTGCATTTAAGTTTCTCGTTTTCTTATGCAGGCTGGGTTAGCTCTTGGAGAGTTAAAATCCATGGGGGATCTCTATGATTTCAACTCAGTTGCTACCTTGTTCCTCATTGGTGTTGTGTCAGTTACACCCACATTAATGAACAAGAACGAATCATAGCATTTTATAGGCCAAGAATCATTGCTGTATGATGGCCTTGTTCTCCTGACAGCTAATATCAGTTCAGTATTTGTACAGAtctccaaaagaaaagaaaaaaaaagcaatttCATTGTGATTCTCTGCAAATAGATTATTCCAAATGCTGCAGTAGTTCAAGACAAGCATATGATTGGTTGGATCTATGCTAGTGGCAAGAAACGAAGATTGGCTGAATTAGTTATGTACATTATTCACGAGTTGATATGTGTAAAACATTCACATATTGAATGGTAGTTATTTTGTCATGTTTACATCAACAAAAGatgttttcttcatctttcCCATCATTTGATTATTACACATCAATCACTGGTTCACTTTCCGCGTCTTTCGTATTACAATCAATATAAAGTACATGAAATCAGTGCATCATGTGCATTGGGGGGCAGGTAGGATATGGAACCTACTGCGCCAACCACGAATATGAAGAAAAGTGTGTAAGCATGGGTTGctatactaaatattttaaaagttcacactatactaaatattttaaaagttcacACTCTCAACTGAAATTAATCTTTATACTTGAACCAACTCATGTTCTTCTCAATCAAGAATCTTGAGTTTTGGAATGTATACTATGTTTTAAATAGAATATCATATGATGAATTGAAGAATGTGTTAAAAGTGTTAtctctttgtattttttatagttaaaatttaaacCTCAGTGTCCTTTTTTCATGAAGTTGAATCTACCTACGGCAAGTTGGCAACTGAGAATAGTATAAATGTGAACTGACAATGGCAATCTCCAGTCTCCAGTGTCGGATATGAAAAGTCAGTGATTGAAAAAGGCAATTGAGTAATGAGAGTTGTTCATTTTGATAGAAAATTGCATGTTTTAATGCTTCTTTACTTCCACTCATCCTCACAATACATTCTTCATTTCACATTTGCGTACAAGCATAATCTACAAGTTAgggaaaaacaaactcaaatcCCACGAAGACATAACTTATAAATGAAGACATTCTAGAACACACtcttataaatatgaaattgtgACATTTTATTGTCGCAGCCCGTAAACTTTTTAGGGTTTCAATAGCTTCAAAAGAAAACAACTTTAGTGCGGCTCAATTTAGTACGGCAACATCCTATCTGTGAGACCTTGGaaaattaaaccataattaTCTTGTCTAATCTCAATTAATACATTGCTGAGTCACCTGTcagcttccataaatgcacccacgccacacgttcagtgcattaaaaacacactttgcactgcatgcacgagcgccacgtGTCACGTTAGAAGTTTCTGAAATcagaagtgggagtgcaggtgtcagcagaggagacgctcgttcgtttgggcgtggaaattaacaaaactgagtttttgaaaaactctctctcacctgcacgcactcttcttcttcctcagaactcaactcttcattttctctaacttctctctagaacctgttcaccttctctctactgtaactcatcatcttcttctccgatcacgtttcagaaccgtagaaacgttcctggagacgtgagcgtcattctggaccgaacagaattgggatcggaactggtaagttctcgtcgctaaccgttcgtccatttggtttcatgcgaaccctagttctggttgcatgcatgggttataggtctgagttgtttctgatttctggtgtttagattaagtgaaagttgttgagcgaaacctgagggtagaACGCTGTTAGAGGACGAACTAAACCTTGCtttttgggagtacactgctatccaggtaagggaagcttaataatttagtttatacgtAGATGATTGTGTGCAAGTatgatagaaatagaatgtatgagatgtatgctgttTGAGTATGactgaacgatcgctgttatacATGAATGAATATAGTATGCGCTGGTTGGtacgtatgaattggaaaatggatgatttttgtatagtatgagtggttaatatgaattctataatGTATGTAAATTAAATGAGGAATCTGAGATTATATGATTATGAATATTcgctttcggtcattgactTGCAGTCGATCCTGTTAAATAAATTGGTCTCAATATAACTAAATAATCGTctttttgtatctttatccATTTGAATTTGGTCTAAAGTCTTTGaacctaaattattctgaacatTGATGTTATATctctaagagtcggttcattcaactgattctagtAGTAGTCACGTTCGTCATGTAAGTACGTATTGACTTCTTCGATTTGACAACGAGCCTTCTAAAGCTATTCTTTAGCGTTCGTCTTCGTCCTTCAgaagtatgaacgttcgttattttatacttttaaaactaaagatagagatgatgataaattataagatgttG harbors:
- the LOC108336056 gene encoding uncharacterized membrane protein At4g09580 isoform X2; translation: MEGANTVVEQSVPTPSKFPLSFWETTVASTVALIFAVGLAGVYLTMPDSDYSFLKLPRTLQDLKLLRSGKGVGVLRDPAAWREYMRILGTVFMSLLAGALFGVFKGMALVVFTATAGASSCYFLSKLIGRPILSSLWPEKLKFFQTQVARRRKSLLNYMLFLRLTPTLPNTFINFASPIVDVPYHIFFLATVIGLIPAAYVTVKAGLALGELKSMGDLYDFNSVATLFLIGVVSVTPTLMNKNES
- the LOC108336056 gene encoding uncharacterized membrane protein At4g09580 isoform X1, with the protein product MEGANTVVEQSVPTPSKFPLSFWETTVASTVALIFAVGLAGVYLTMPDSDYSFLKLPRTLQDLKLLRDNLESYTSDYTAQVLVGYCVVYIFMQTFMIPGTVFMSLLAGALFGVFKGMALVVFTATAGASSCYFLSKLIGRPILSSLWPEKLKFFQTQVARRRKSLLNYMLFLRLTPTLPNTFINFASPIVDVPYHIFFLATVIGLIPAAYVTVKAGLALGELKSMGDLYDFNSVATLFLIGVVSVTPTLMNKNES